TCTGTGAACTGTAAACTAAAGGTATTAGTATCAAATTTTAAAGCAATTAATAAATTAATAATCAGGGTAATAGTGGCAAAAACAAGAGCAACACTACGAAAAAGATTAGGGTTTTTATTCTTGGGTAAAAAGCCCACAACTAAACCACCTAATACTGGTATCCAAATCAATAAACTCAGCATTTTGTTTGTAAAAAAAATAAACGATTAGAAAATGTTTTTTCTGATGAACTAAACTAATTTTTTTATAAAAAACAAGATTATATATAGTAGTCTTCAATGATGGGTGAAAATGTTAAGTTTATTTCCCCTCTTATCAACGAGGGGAGCATTTTCTCAAATAAATAATCTTAGAAATTCCAATAACTAAGAATATTACCCCACTGACCACTCAAAATTGACCACATCAAAAGACTCACCCCAATGATGATAGTCAGAATATAAAATTGAGACTGTCCAGAAGTATTGTACTTTAAAGCGTTACCGCTAAAAATAGCAAATAAACTCACTAAATTTACCGCCCCATCTACCACATAACGATCAAACCATGTAGTTAGACGAGATAAACCTGTTACAAAAGCCACCACGGTATATTGATAAATTTTGTCCAAATAGAAGTCGTAGGCGAGTAAATCTTGTAAAAATCGCACCAACTTGTTTAAAGGACGATCCCATAATCGATGTAATGGTAAACTAAAACCAACCAAAACCCCCACCACTCCAGTAATAATCAAGGCGGGTACAGCGAAATTTAAAACAGGGGAATCATTACCTGATAATGGTGATACAGGGCTTAACCAAAGGGAGTATTTGATGGGAATAAGGGGAGTGAGTAAAGCAATAATGCTTAAACTTACCATGGGTACAGCCATGGACCAAATAACCTCGGGTGCTCGTTTGGTTTTGGGTTGAGTTTTACCGAGGAAAACAAGGCGAAATACTCGGGTAAAGTTAAGGGCATTAATGAAATTGACGGTTAATAAAATTCCTAATAACCACCAAGAAACCCCTAATTTACCGTCGAACCATCGGGAAAAGGTGAAAAACATTCCTAACGGTAATAAAGCCACAATTCCTGCACTACCAGTCATAAATGCGATCGTTGTTGCGGGCATCTTTGACCATAAACCCCCCAACTCAGTAATATTTTGAGCCGTGGTAGTCAGAATCACCGAAGCCGCACTCATAAATAGTAAAGCCTTGGCGATGCCGTGGGTTAAGACAATCAAAAAGGCAATATCCACATGACCCAAACCCACCGCAATAAAAGCCAAACCGAGATAAGCACTGGTAGAATGAGATAGAGTTCGTTTTAAATCAACCTGTGCCAAAGCAATCAACGAACCACCTACCGCAGTGATAGCACCGATGATAATTAAAGCACTAGAAGAAATAGGGGAAAGGGTAAATACAGGCTCTAACTTAATCAAAACATAAGCCCCTGCCGACACCACCACCGAATTTCGCAGAATACTAGCGGGGCTAGGTCCTTCCATCCCTTCATCCAACCATAAATTGAGGGGAAACTGAGCGCACTTACCCGTAGGTCCTGCAATCAGAGATAAACCCAACAAAGCGGCGGTAAAATCAGATAAAGGATGATCTGCTGCCCAAGTGGTTAACTCAGAAAAGGTTAAACCTGCCCCATAGCTAGAGAGGGCAACCAAACCCATCAAAAGAATAATATCCCCCACCCTTTTGGTCAAAAAAGCATCCCTAGCCGCTGTAACTACAAGGGGTTGAGCATACCAAAAACCTACTAATAGATAGGTAGAAAGGGTTAAGAGTTCTAATAAACCATAGCTCAAGAGTAAGGAATCACTGAGGGCAATCCCGCCAATGGCAGCCTCAAAAAAGCTCATCAACCCGAAAAACCTTGCCAAAGACCAATCTTTTTCCATATAGCCGATGGCAAAAATTTGAGCCAGTAAGCTCATTAATGTGACTAAACTTAGGGCTGTCATGCTAATTTGAGAGACTTCCACTGCAAAGGATAAGTCTAAATCAGCAACGGTAAACCATGGAAAATTGAGGTTAAAAGATTCATTTTTAAAAACATAGTTAAAGGCTAAACTACCATGAATGAATGATAGTAAAGTCATAAAAATATTTATATAAGCAGCTGGGCGTGGGCCTGTGCGACGCAAAAAACCCAAAGCCCAAGGAAGGGTTAATAATGCCCCTAGTAAACTATAAAAAGGGATTAACCATACATATCTAACGAGAAATTCTGTCATCACCTTGATTTTTTTCTATCTGCAACTTTAGTTAAATTTAAAATCGCCTCACCATGTGACAATGACTAAGCCATTGACAAATAACAGGAGAAATACTTAAAAACGTTTTCTTAAATTTGTTGTATTGACTTTACCATATTTTCTTGACGATCTTTGTCTTCGCCACTTTCGAGATTTTTGGTTAAGCTGAGTTGTCAACTAGAGTGGTGTTTTTCATAAATGAAAAATCAACGTTTTATATATAGTTTATATGTACTATTTTTCTGGGTTTCTGTGCTGTAATAGGTGAATTTGACCAAAAAAAAGATAAAGTTTTATTTCACAAGTATGAAAAAAAATGTTATCTATAATACGATTGTCCAAATATAGAAATTATTATTTTATTTTCCGAGGTTAATTATAAGTTATGACCAGAAAAAAGACTAAAGCTGGAACAGGTTTAGGTAGTTCTAAATCTAAAGTTAACATCACTCTTACCCCTGAAGCTAACGACACTTTGGTTGCCCTTGCAAAAGAAACAGGTTTAAGCAAATCAAAGTTTTTTGAGGAAATTTTGGTCGGTAGTATTGTTATCAATAGTCAAAATGCTGAAACAAAGGTTATTTTGAATAACCAAGATGGGGATCAAAAATTTTCTGTGGCGAAGCTAGATGATAGTGATGAGCATAGCATGAAGGAGTCTGATTCTGGATCCATTTCTTTGGAAAATAATGCCATTGAGCAAGAAATTAAAAGTCAGCAACAAAAAATTGCCGAACTAGAGGCACAAATCAATAAACAAAAAGATTTAGTCGCTGATAAATCTAAGGCGAATGAAGATTTGGAAAGTCAATTAGAAAAGCAACAAAACCAAGTCAAGACTATTCAAAGGCAGTTGGATGAGAAAGATAGTCAAATCAAAAGTTTAGAAAAAGATTTAAAAAATGCTTCAGCAAATAAAGAAAATGATAATTTAAATAATGAGGTTAAAGGCTTACAGCAAGATTTAAGTAAGGCTGATGATAGGATTAAAAGTCTCGAGAAAAAAATCTCTGATTTAGAATCTTTGATTACGGAAAAAGATGCTCAGATCCAGACCCTAGAAAATGAGGTTTCTTCTGGAAAGAATAATAATAATGAAGAGTTAAAATCGGTTATTGAAGCACAACAAGAAGAAATCAATAATTATCGTCAACAACTTGCTACGAAAGAACAAGAAAAAGTGGCTCTAAGCCAAAGTTATGCCACCAAACAAAATACTTTAATTCAAGGTTTAACGAAGGAAAATGCAGAACAAAGTGCGTTAATTGCTAGTTTAAATAAGCGTATTACTGATTTGGAGCCTAGGGCAAATATTGGGGATAGATTCCTCAATAAATGGCGTTAGTTTATCTTTATTTTGTATAAAAAAATCCCCTAATTTTAGGGGATTTTTTAGTATATTTATTATGCAGTTAATCTACTTAATAAATAACATTTCTTGATAGGTAGGCAAAGGCCATAATTCGTCATCTACTTCACCCTCGAGGGCATCAGCATATTTGCGCACTTCATTCATCATGGGAAGAATGGTTTGGGCAAAATATTTCATGTGATCTTCTGTATCGACAAAGTCTTCTTTTTCTAGGGCTTCGCTTAATTTTTCTACTTCTGCCATCAATTGATTGACTAAGGTAGCTATTTTTTCGATCGCACTGGTATCCAATTTAATACCAATATTATTCAAACTAGCCATAGTACTGGTGAGTTTAGAAAGATAATTAATCGCCGCAGGATAAATAGTAGTTTTTGCGATGCTAACCACTAATTTAGCCTCCACCTCAAGGGAAAGAATATACTGCTCTGCGTATACCTCAAAACGACTTTCTAACTCCACAGGAGAAAGTACACCCATCTTTTCAAATAACTCCTCAACCTCCTTGTATCTGAGACTGGGTAGAGCATCAGCGGTGGTAGGTAGGTTCGCCAAACCTCTTTCTTCTACGGCCATTTTGTGCCACTCTTCAGAATAACCATTACCTCCAAAAACTACGGCACCATGTTTTTCCATAATTTCCTGAAGCACCTTCTGAATGGCATCATTAAGTTCCACCCCTTGATTCAACTCAGCCTCTAATTTTTCGGCAATCCACTGTAAAGAATCTGCAAGGATGGTATTCATCGCCACCAAAGGACCCGCTACCGACTGACTAGCACCCACCGCCCGAAACTCGAAACGGTTACCAGTAAAGGCAAAAGGAGAGGTTCTGTTGCGATCGCCCGGATCCTTGGGAATAACGGGTAAAGTATCAATACCAATATTCATAGTTTGGGCAAGTTGAGATCCCTTGATTTCTCCCGTGCGAATCTGCTCGAACACATCTTCAAGTTGAGAACCCAAATACACAGACATAATGGCAGGAGGAGCCTCATTAGCACCCAAACGATGATCATTACTAGCCGTCGCAACCACCGCGCGCATCAAAGGCCCAAACTTATGAACCCCTCTGATAATCGCACCACAGAAAAGAAGGAATTGAGCATTACTATGGGGAGTATCGCCCGGATCCAATAAATTTCCTTGAGTAGCATTACCCACAGACCAATTAACGTGCTTACCAGAGCCATTAATCCCTGCAAAAGGTTTTTCATGAAGTAAACACAAGAAACCATGTTTTTTCGCCATTTTTCTTAAAATGGTCATGGTCAACTGTTGATGATCCGTTGCCACGTTAGCACTTTCAAAGAAGGGTGCAAGTTCGAACTGTCCGGGGGCTACCTCATTATGACGAGTTTTGGCAGGAATACCAAGACGGTACATAGATTCTTCCACATCCTGCATAAACACCTGTACCCTTTCTGGAATGGCACCAAAATAGTGATCATCAAATTCCTGTCCTTTGGCAGATGGTCTACCAAATAGAGTTCTTCCTGCCAAGAGTAAATCAGGGCGACTATGAGCAAAATTAGAATCTACTAAAAAGTATTCTTGCTCTGCCCCACAACTAGAACTAATGGGAGCAATATCTTTATGTCCCAACAATTGTAATACTTTACGGGCAGATTTGTTGAGGGCCGCATTAGAACGAAGCAGAGGGGTTTTTTTGTCGAGGGCTTCCCCTGTCCAAGAAACAAACACGGTAGGAATGCAAAGAGTAACACCGTTATCAGTTTCCATTACATAGGCAGGGCTTGTGACATCCCACGCAGTGTATCCCCTAGCTTCAAAGGTAGAACGAATACCACCATTAGGGAAAGAAGAGCCATCGGGTTCCCCTTTGACTAATACTTTCCCTGCAAATTCTGAAATTACCGAACCATCTCCCTGTACCGATACAAATCCGTCATGTTTTTCGGCAGTGGAGTTGGTGAGGGGATAGAATACGTGGGCATAGTATAGAGCTTTTTTGGATATTGCCCAATCTCTCATGGCAGTGGCCACCACGTCAGCGATGGAGAGATCGAGGGGTTCTCCTGTTTTGATGGTTTTTTGTAGGGATTTGAATACGTCTTTGGGTAAGCATTCCTGCATTTTGCTCAGGGTGAATACGTCTTTTGCCCACATTTCTTCCAATCTTTTGGGGCTATTGAACGGTTTTATCTCTCTGTTGGTGATTTGATAAATAGCTTGAACCCTTGATTGATTTCCACTCATAGTCTTTTGTCTTAAGGATAATCTTTTAGCATAATGATTATGTATTTTTTAAATAGTTCACGGTGAACACTTTTGTATTTTTTTTCTTCCATGGGTTAATTTTTCATTGAATTAAAGATAAAGAAACCTCAGTTCGGGATAATAGTTGTCAGTATGGTAGGGGACGTAGCATGCTACGTCCGTACAGGCGGCAGGTTGCAGGTGGCAGGTCATAGTTTGTTCATTGTTCATTGTCAATTCTCCCTCATGACCCCACTTTTTCATCAACCCCTAACATAGACTTTTTGTAAATTCTTTAACCTAACACCTGATACCCGATACCTGACACCTTTATTTGTAAAGACTAAAAATGTTATCCCGAACTCGAGTTAAAGAAAGGTATACTGCATATTAGATTAAGAACTATTAAGAACTACTAAAAAATATGAAGGAAACAATTAGAGAAATCTTACAACCTATCGCCGACATTTTTTCTGGCTTCAACACCCCCGAAGTGGTTGTACATTGGGGACATCCTTTTT
The sequence above is a segment of the Cyanobacterium stanieri PCC 7202 genome. Coding sequences within it:
- a CDS encoding glutamine synthetase catalytic region (PFAM: Glutamine synthetase, catalytic domain; Glutamine synthetase type III N terminal~COGs: COG3968 Uncharacterized protein related to glutamine synthetase~InterPro IPR008146~KEGG: syn:slr0288 glutamate--ammonia ligase~PFAM: glutamine synthetase catalytic region~SPTR: Glutamine synthetase), whose product is MSGNQSRVQAIYQITNREIKPFNSPKRLEEMWAKDVFTLSKMQECLPKDVFKSLQKTIKTGEPLDLSIADVVATAMRDWAISKKALYYAHVFYPLTNSTAEKHDGFVSVQGDGSVISEFAGKVLVKGEPDGSSFPNGGIRSTFEARGYTAWDVTSPAYVMETDNGVTLCIPTVFVSWTGEALDKKTPLLRSNAALNKSARKVLQLLGHKDIAPISSSCGAEQEYFLVDSNFAHSRPDLLLAGRTLFGRPSAKGQEFDDHYFGAIPERVQVFMQDVEESMYRLGIPAKTRHNEVAPGQFELAPFFESANVATDHQQLTMTILRKMAKKHGFLCLLHEKPFAGINGSGKHVNWSVGNATQGNLLDPGDTPHSNAQFLLFCGAIIRGVHKFGPLMRAVVATASNDHRLGANEAPPAIMSVYLGSQLEDVFEQIRTGEIKGSQLAQTMNIGIDTLPVIPKDPGDRNRTSPFAFTGNRFEFRAVGASQSVAGPLVAMNTILADSLQWIAEKLEAELNQGVELNDAIQKVLQEIMEKHGAVVFGGNGYSEEWHKMAVEERGLANLPTTADALPSLRYKEVEELFEKMGVLSPVELESRFEVYAEQYILSLEVEAKLVVSIAKTTIYPAAINYLSKLTSTMASLNNIGIKLDTSAIEKIATLVNQLMAEVEKLSEALEKEDFVDTEDHMKYFAQTILPMMNEVRKYADALEGEVDDELWPLPTYQEMLFIK
- a CDS encoding NAD(P)H dehydrogenase, subunit NdhF3 family (PFAM: NADH-Ubiquinone/plastoquinone (complex I), various chains; NADH-Ubiquinone oxidoreductase (complex I), chain 5 N-terminus~TIGRFAM: NAD(P)H dehydrogenase, subunit NdhF3 family~COGs: COG1009 NADH:ubiquinone oxidoreductase subunit 5 (chain L)/Multisubunit Na+/H+ antiporter MnhA subunit~InterPro IPR003916:IPR001516:IPR001750:IPR010217~KEGG: cyt:cce_1692 NAD(P)H-quinone oxidoreductase subunit F~PFAM: NADH/Ubiquinone/plastoquinone (complex I); NADH-Ubiquinone oxidoreductase (complex I) chain 5/L domain protein~SPTR: NADH dehydrogenase subunit 5;~TIGRFAM: NAD(P)H dehydrogenase, subunit NdhF3 family) — encoded protein: MTEFLVRYVWLIPFYSLLGALLTLPWALGFLRRTGPRPAAYINIFMTLLSFIHGSLAFNYVFKNESFNLNFPWFTVADLDLSFAVEVSQISMTALSLVTLMSLLAQIFAIGYMEKDWSLARFFGLMSFFEAAIGGIALSDSLLLSYGLLELLTLSTYLLVGFWYAQPLVVTAARDAFLTKRVGDIILLMGLVALSSYGAGLTFSELTTWAADHPLSDFTAALLGLSLIAGPTGKCAQFPLNLWLDEGMEGPSPASILRNSVVVSAGAYVLIKLEPVFTLSPISSSALIIIGAITAVGGSLIALAQVDLKRTLSHSTSAYLGLAFIAVGLGHVDIAFLIVLTHGIAKALLFMSAASVILTTTAQNITELGGLWSKMPATTIAFMTGSAGIVALLPLGMFFTFSRWFDGKLGVSWWLLGILLTVNFINALNFTRVFRLVFLGKTQPKTKRAPEVIWSMAVPMVSLSIIALLTPLIPIKYSLWLSPVSPLSGNDSPVLNFAVPALIITGVVGVLVGFSLPLHRLWDRPLNKLVRFLQDLLAYDFYLDKIYQYTVVAFVTGLSRLTTWFDRYVVDGAVNLVSLFAIFSGNALKYNTSGQSQFYILTIIIGVSLLMWSILSGQWGNILSYWNF
- a CDS encoding hypothetical protein (KEGG: tva:TVAG_030630 viral A-type inclusion protein~SPTR: Putative uncharacterized protein) encodes the protein MTRKKTKAGTGLGSSKSKVNITLTPEANDTLVALAKETGLSKSKFFEEILVGSIVINSQNAETKVILNNQDGDQKFSVAKLDDSDEHSMKESDSGSISLENNAIEQEIKSQQQKIAELEAQINKQKDLVADKSKANEDLESQLEKQQNQVKTIQRQLDEKDSQIKSLEKDLKNASANKENDNLNNEVKGLQQDLSKADDRIKSLEKKISDLESLITEKDAQIQTLENEVSSGKNNNNEELKSVIEAQQEEINNYRQQLATKEQEKVALSQSYATKQNTLIQGLTKENAEQSALIASLNKRITDLEPRANIGDRFLNKWR